The following proteins come from a genomic window of Achromobacter sp. AONIH1:
- the cas8c gene encoding type I-C CRISPR-associated protein Cas8c/Csd1: MILQALVAYYQRLLERREEGLAPFGYSPEKISYEILLAADGRVVQVNDIRDTTGKKPQPRLMNVPQPEKRTVGVKSNFLWDKTSYVLGVSATSKRADKEHGAFKALHREHLAGAQDAGLKALLGFLDAWTPQQFEAPHFNQDMLDANMVFRLDGEQTYLHERPAAQALRARLLVSDDGGGEESVATCLVSGESQPVARLHPVIKGVSGAQSSGASIVSFNQEAFTSYGKSQGDNAPVSEQAAFAYTTVLNHLLRRSEHNRQRLQIGDTSIVFWAEAADAQEAEQAELLLADLLGDRPTDEQETARIRTELEKVQKGRPLGDIDPRLQEDTRMYVLGLAPNASRISIRFWEVGTLGLFARRLADHAADFALDPQPWKTAPSAYRVVLATAPHREGSAPKMDDAMSNLVGELMRAVLTGRPYPRSLLANVLMRMRSDGHLSGLRVGICKGILARERRLGINSDKEEIPVSLDKESTSPAYRLGRLFAVLESAQRQALGGQVNATIRDRYYGAASATPASVFPMLLRNAQNHLGRLRKDRPGAAVGLEKDIREIVDGLTDSFPRSLRIEDQGRFAIGYYHQSQSRFNKMDRSDDSTDSTEDTSEEASA; this comes from the coding sequence ATGATCTTGCAGGCGCTCGTTGCCTACTACCAGCGGCTATTGGAACGTCGTGAAGAAGGCTTGGCTCCCTTTGGCTATAGCCCCGAGAAGATCAGCTACGAAATCCTGTTGGCCGCTGATGGCCGTGTGGTGCAGGTCAATGACATCCGCGATACCACGGGAAAGAAGCCACAGCCGCGCCTGATGAATGTGCCTCAGCCCGAGAAGAGGACGGTTGGCGTCAAGTCTAACTTTCTCTGGGACAAGACCAGCTATGTGCTGGGCGTGAGCGCCACCAGCAAGCGCGCAGACAAGGAGCACGGAGCCTTCAAGGCCTTGCACCGCGAGCATCTGGCCGGCGCGCAGGATGCGGGCTTGAAAGCGCTGCTGGGCTTTCTCGATGCCTGGACACCGCAGCAATTCGAAGCGCCACATTTCAACCAGGATATGCTCGATGCCAACATGGTGTTCCGCCTTGATGGCGAACAGACCTATCTGCACGAGCGCCCCGCCGCGCAGGCGTTGCGCGCTCGGCTGCTGGTCAGCGACGATGGCGGCGGCGAGGAGTCGGTGGCGACCTGCCTAGTGAGTGGTGAAAGCCAGCCCGTGGCGCGTCTGCATCCTGTCATCAAGGGAGTCAGCGGCGCGCAGAGTTCCGGCGCTTCCATTGTCTCCTTCAATCAGGAGGCCTTCACCTCTTACGGCAAGAGTCAGGGTGACAACGCGCCTGTGTCCGAGCAGGCGGCATTTGCGTACACCACCGTGCTCAATCATCTGCTGCGGCGCAGTGAGCACAACCGCCAGCGCCTTCAGATAGGCGACACCAGCATCGTCTTCTGGGCCGAAGCCGCTGATGCGCAGGAGGCCGAGCAGGCCGAACTGCTGTTGGCCGATCTGCTCGGCGACCGTCCCACGGACGAGCAAGAAACCGCGCGTATTCGGACCGAGCTGGAAAAAGTTCAAAAGGGCCGACCGCTGGGTGACATCGACCCCCGGCTTCAGGAAGACACACGCATGTACGTGCTGGGTCTTGCGCCCAATGCCTCGCGCATCTCCATCCGCTTCTGGGAGGTCGGCACGCTTGGTCTGTTCGCGCGCCGCCTGGCTGACCATGCGGCCGATTTCGCGCTGGACCCGCAACCGTGGAAGACGGCGCCTTCGGCCTACCGCGTGGTGCTGGCCACGGCGCCGCACCGCGAGGGCAGCGCACCCAAGATGGACGACGCCATGAGCAATCTCGTGGGTGAGCTGATGCGCGCGGTGCTTACCGGCCGACCCTATCCACGCAGCCTGTTGGCCAACGTCCTGATGCGCATGCGCAGCGATGGCCATCTATCGGGGTTGCGCGTGGGTATTTGCAAAGGCATTCTGGCGCGCGAGCGCCGCCTGGGAATCAACAGTGACAAGGAGGAGATCCCCGTGAGTCTAGACAAGGAATCCACCAGCCCGGCCTACCGGCTGGGCCGCCTGTTCGCCGTGCTGGAAAGCGCGCAACGTCAGGCCTTGGGCGGGCAGGTCAACGCGACCATCCGCGACCGCTACTACGGCGCGGCTTCGGCCACACCCGCCTCGGTTTTTCCCATGCTGCTGCGCAATGCGCAAAATCATCTGGGGCGCTTGCGCAAGGACCGGCCGGGCGCCGCCGTTGGGCTGGAAAAGGACATCCGCGAGATCGTCGATGGCCTCACCGACAGCTTCCCGCGCAGCCTGCGCATCGAAGACCAGGGCCGTTTCGCCATCGGCTACTACCACCAGTCGCAAAGCCGTTTCAACAAGATGGACCGCAGCGACGACAGCACCGATTCCACCGAAGACACCTCCGAGGAAGCCTCCGCATGA
- the cas5c gene encoding type I-C CRISPR-associated protein Cas5c, whose protein sequence is MGFGVRVKVWGERACFTRPEMKSERVSYDVITPSAARGILEAIHWKPAIRWHIDRIHVLNPIRFESIRRNEVGSKISPASVSKAMKAGSTQGLSNHVDQDRQQRAATVLRDVAYVIEAHFELTSKAGSEDSVGKHLDIFNRRARKGQCFQMPCLGVREFPAAFRLVEEDEEMPARHESLLAERDLGWMLHDIDFAKGMEPRFFRATMMDGAIAVPPWHGEEVKS, encoded by the coding sequence ATGGGATTCGGTGTGAGAGTGAAGGTGTGGGGAGAGCGAGCTTGCTTCACCAGACCAGAGATGAAAAGCGAACGGGTGAGCTATGACGTCATCACGCCTTCCGCCGCACGCGGCATCCTGGAGGCCATTCACTGGAAGCCCGCTATCCGTTGGCACATAGATCGCATCCATGTGCTGAACCCGATCCGCTTTGAATCGATCAGGCGCAACGAGGTCGGCAGCAAGATTTCTCCTGCCAGTGTGTCCAAGGCAATGAAGGCGGGTTCCACGCAAGGTCTGTCCAATCATGTGGACCAAGACCGCCAGCAGCGCGCGGCTACGGTGCTGCGTGACGTTGCCTATGTCATCGAGGCGCATTTCGAACTCACGTCCAAGGCCGGCTCGGAGGACTCCGTAGGCAAGCATCTGGATATATTCAACCGCCGTGCACGCAAGGGACAGTGCTTTCAGATGCCTTGTCTGGGCGTGCGTGAGTTTCCGGCGGCCTTCCGTCTGGTTGAGGAGGACGAAGAGATGCCTGCCCGTCATGAAAGCTTGCTGGCTGAGCGGGATCTGGGCTGGATGCTGCACGACATCGACTTTGCCAAGGGCATGGAGCCTCGATTTTTCCGAGCCACCATGATGGACGGCGCCATCGCCGTGCCACCCTGGCATGGCGAGGAGGTCAAATCATGA
- a CDS encoding CRISPR-associated helicase/endonuclease Cas3: protein MTAVLYFAHSTADASQADWQSLPDHLKGVGALAKEYADVFGGGACAEVQGWLHDLGKYTEAFQKRLKGAAQRVDHSTWGARIAVQQYPRYGHLLAYGIAGHHAGLANGDGDGERTSLRQRLDPAFELPLLDSAWKQDITLPVAQALPLPPLKVHSRERANFQLAFLSRMLFSCLVDADFLDTERFYLRTEGRPDHRNADDSPPDLAQLRAQLNLHLAGLPRNGGVNPIRAWILQHVCAQAELEPGLFSLTVPTGGGKTLASLAFALDHAIRHGLRRVIFVIPFTSIVEQNAAVFRKALGPLGEKAVLEHHSAFVQPEPPSGDPERYQAQKKLQLAMENWDAPIVVTTAVQFFESLFAAKPSQCRKLHRIAGSVVVLDEAQTMPLKLLRPCVAAIDELARNYRASVVLCTATQPALTAPAFEGGLAEVRELAPDPEQLFKQLERVRVRHLGALDDEALAEHMRSRDQVLCIVNNRRHARAVYQAMADLPGARHLTTLMCARHRSEVLAEVRQLLKDGKPCRLVSTSLIEAGVDVDFPTVLRAEAGLDSIAQAAGRCNREGRSERESSEVLVFLPENPDWAPPPELRQYAQSAREVLRQFEADPLCPQAIERYFSLLYWQKGGQALDRASLLKRLAESRLDSLPMEVLAAEFRMIDSVQLPIIVSYDDEANAALKALEFADGSVGLSRRLQPYLVQLPRNGFDALYKAGAIAPVNPKKWGEQFMQLVHHGLYDPRYGVNFDEPALIQANQLCW, encoded by the coding sequence GTGACGGCGGTTTTATACTTCGCGCACTCTACTGCAGATGCCAGCCAGGCTGATTGGCAATCCTTGCCGGATCATCTGAAGGGTGTCGGTGCTCTCGCCAAGGAATATGCCGATGTATTTGGCGGGGGGGCCTGCGCTGAAGTCCAGGGCTGGCTGCATGATCTGGGTAAATATACCGAGGCGTTTCAAAAGAGGTTGAAAGGCGCCGCGCAGCGTGTGGATCATTCCACCTGGGGCGCCCGAATAGCGGTGCAGCAATATCCTCGCTACGGGCATCTGCTGGCGTATGGCATAGCCGGTCACCACGCGGGGCTTGCCAACGGCGATGGCGACGGCGAGCGTACGTCCTTGCGACAGCGGCTTGATCCTGCATTCGAATTGCCTTTGCTCGATTCTGCCTGGAAGCAAGACATCACGCTGCCAGTTGCGCAGGCGTTGCCACTCCCACCCCTGAAAGTCCACAGTCGCGAGCGCGCGAATTTTCAGCTGGCTTTTCTGTCCCGCATGCTGTTTTCTTGCCTGGTGGATGCCGATTTTCTAGACACCGAGCGCTTTTACCTGCGTACCGAGGGGCGTCCCGATCATCGCAATGCCGATGACAGTCCGCCCGATCTGGCGCAATTGCGGGCGCAGTTGAATCTGCATCTGGCGGGGCTGCCCAGGAACGGGGGAGTCAACCCCATTCGTGCGTGGATTCTTCAGCATGTGTGCGCACAGGCGGAATTGGAGCCGGGGCTATTTTCATTGACCGTGCCCACGGGGGGCGGAAAGACGCTGGCTTCACTGGCTTTCGCGCTCGATCATGCCATCCGTCATGGATTGCGCCGGGTGATTTTCGTGATCCCGTTCACCAGCATCGTTGAACAGAACGCCGCCGTATTTCGCAAGGCACTGGGTCCGCTAGGCGAGAAAGCCGTGCTCGAACATCACAGCGCCTTCGTCCAGCCCGAGCCGCCCAGCGGCGATCCGGAGCGATATCAGGCGCAGAAAAAACTGCAACTGGCCATGGAGAACTGGGACGCGCCCATTGTCGTCACCACCGCCGTGCAGTTTTTCGAAAGCCTGTTCGCCGCCAAGCCGTCGCAATGCCGCAAGCTGCATCGGATTGCGGGCAGCGTGGTGGTGCTGGATGAAGCCCAGACCATGCCTCTGAAGCTGTTGCGGCCCTGTGTCGCGGCCATCGATGAGCTGGCGCGCAATTATCGGGCGAGCGTGGTGCTGTGCACGGCGACACAGCCGGCGTTGACCGCGCCCGCGTTCGAGGGTGGTCTTGCGGAAGTGAGGGAATTGGCGCCAGACCCTGAACAGTTGTTCAAGCAGCTCGAACGCGTGCGCGTGCGGCATCTTGGGGCGCTGGATGATGAGGCGCTGGCTGAACACATGCGCTCGCGCGACCAGGTGCTGTGCATTGTCAATAACCGCCGCCATGCGCGGGCTGTCTACCAAGCCATGGCCGATTTGCCAGGCGCGCGCCACCTGACGACGCTGATGTGCGCCAGGCACCGGAGCGAGGTGTTGGCCGAGGTGCGGCAACTGCTCAAGGATGGAAAGCCCTGCCGCCTGGTGTCGACAAGTCTTATCGAGGCCGGCGTGGACGTGGACTTTCCCACGGTGCTGCGGGCCGAGGCGGGCCTGGACTCTATTGCCCAGGCGGCTGGTCGTTGTAATCGGGAAGGGCGGAGCGAGCGCGAGAGTAGCGAAGTGTTGGTCTTTCTGCCTGAAAATCCGGATTGGGCGCCGCCGCCCGAGCTTAGGCAATACGCGCAATCGGCTCGCGAGGTGCTCAGGCAGTTTGAAGCAGATCCACTGTGCCCCCAGGCGATCGAGCGTTATTTTTCGCTGCTCTACTGGCAAAAAGGGGGGCAGGCATTGGATAGGGCCAGTCTACTGAAGCGTCTGGCGGAAAGCCGGCTCGATAGCTTGCCCATGGAGGTGCTGGCAGCAGAATTCCGCATGATCGACAGCGTGCAATTACCCATCATTGTGTCGTACGACGATGAGGCAAATGCCGCTTTGAAAGCGCTGGAGTTTGCCGACGGCAGCGTGGGGTTGTCCAGACGCCTGCAGCCCTATTTGGTACAGCTTCCCAGGAACGGATTCGATGCGCTGTACAAGGCGGGCGCTATTGCTCCCGTGAATCCAAAGAAATGGGGAGAGCAATTCATGCAATTGGTCCATCACGGTCTGTATGACCCGCGCTATGGAGTCAATTTCGACGAACCGGCGTTGATTCAGGCGAATCAGCTGTGTTGGTGA
- the htpG gene encoding molecular chaperone HtpG yields the protein MSQTATPSASETLGFQAEVKQLLHLMIHSLYSNKEIFLRELVSNASDACDKLRFEAIDQPSLLEGDSELAITVRYDKDARSITISDNGIGLSREEAVANLGTIARSGTREFFSQLTGDKQKDAQLIGQFGVGFYSSFIVADKVTVVSRRAGASDAIQWESDGQGEFTIAAAEKASRGTDVTLHLRADEDELLNGWKLREILRRYSDHISLPIRMQKEEWDQEKGEQVKTDELETVNQANALWARNKSDVTEEQYREFYKTVSHDYDDPLAWTHNRVEGRSEYTQLLYVPKHAPMDLWDRDGRRGVKLYVKRVFIMDDADQLLPSYLRFVRGVIDSADLPLNVSREILQESRDVRAIREGSAKRILSLLEDLAENRQDDYAAFWAEFGQVLKEGAGEDQANQERIAKLMRFASTHSGDQAQTVSFADYVARMKEGQDKIYYVTADTFAAASNSPHLEIFRKKGIEVLLLSDRVDEWMLSYLREFDGKSLVSVAKGGLDLAELADEEEKKHQAEVAEDFKPLVERLQKTLEDQVKEVRVTLRLVDSPACVVVGQNELSPHLLRMLKAAGQEAPNVKPVLEINPEHPLLARIRAAQDDEFDQWARLLLDQALLAEGAQIADPAAFVKRLNALLLK from the coding sequence ATGAGCCAAACCGCCACGCCGTCCGCGTCCGAAACCCTGGGCTTCCAGGCCGAGGTGAAGCAACTGCTGCACCTGATGATCCATTCGCTGTACAGCAACAAGGAAATCTTCCTGCGCGAGCTGGTGTCGAACGCCTCGGACGCCTGCGACAAGCTGCGCTTCGAAGCCATCGACCAGCCGTCCCTGCTGGAAGGCGACAGCGAGCTGGCCATCACGGTGCGCTACGACAAGGACGCCCGCAGCATCACCATCTCGGACAACGGCATCGGCCTGTCGCGCGAGGAAGCCGTGGCCAACCTGGGCACCATCGCCCGTTCCGGCACGCGCGAATTCTTCTCGCAGCTGACCGGCGACAAACAGAAGGACGCCCAGCTCATCGGCCAGTTCGGCGTGGGCTTCTATTCTTCGTTCATCGTGGCCGACAAGGTCACCGTGGTCAGCCGTCGCGCCGGCGCCAGCGACGCGATCCAGTGGGAATCCGACGGCCAGGGCGAATTCACCATCGCCGCCGCCGAAAAGGCCAGCCGCGGCACTGACGTCACGCTGCACCTGCGCGCCGACGAGGACGAGCTGCTCAACGGCTGGAAGCTGCGCGAGATCCTGCGCCGCTATTCCGACCACATCTCGCTGCCGATCCGCATGCAGAAGGAAGAGTGGGATCAGGAAAAGGGCGAGCAGGTCAAGACCGATGAACTGGAAACGGTGAACCAGGCCAACGCGCTGTGGGCTCGCAACAAGTCCGACGTGACCGAGGAGCAGTACCGCGAGTTCTACAAGACCGTCTCGCACGACTACGACGACCCGCTGGCCTGGACCCACAACCGCGTCGAAGGCCGCAGCGAATACACCCAGCTGCTGTACGTGCCCAAGCACGCGCCCATGGATCTGTGGGACCGCGACGGCCGCCGTGGCGTGAAGCTGTACGTCAAGCGCGTCTTCATCATGGATGACGCAGACCAGCTGCTGCCCTCGTACCTGCGCTTCGTGCGCGGGGTGATCGACTCGGCCGATCTGCCGCTGAACGTGTCGCGCGAGATCCTGCAGGAAAGCCGCGACGTGCGCGCCATCCGCGAAGGCTCGGCCAAGCGCATCCTGTCGCTGCTGGAAGACCTGGCCGAGAACCGCCAGGACGACTACGCCGCGTTCTGGGCCGAGTTCGGCCAGGTGCTGAAGGAAGGCGCCGGCGAGGATCAGGCCAACCAGGAGCGCATCGCCAAGCTGATGCGCTTCGCCTCGACCCACAGCGGCGACCAGGCGCAGACCGTGTCCTTCGCCGACTACGTGGCGCGCATGAAGGAAGGCCAGGACAAGATCTACTACGTCACCGCCGACACCTTTGCCGCCGCTAGCAACAGCCCGCACCTGGAGATCTTCCGCAAGAAGGGCATCGAGGTGCTGCTGCTGTCCGACCGCGTTGACGAGTGGATGCTGTCGTACCTGCGCGAGTTCGACGGCAAGTCGCTGGTCTCGGTGGCCAAGGGCGGCCTGGACTTGGCCGAGCTGGCCGACGAGGAAGAAAAGAAGCACCAGGCGGAAGTGGCCGAGGACTTCAAGCCGCTGGTCGAGCGCCTGCAGAAGACGCTGGAAGACCAGGTCAAGGAAGTGCGCGTGACGCTGCGCCTGGTGGATTCCCCCGCCTGCGTGGTGGTGGGCCAGAACGAACTCAGCCCGCATCTGCTGCGCATGCTCAAGGCCGCCGGCCAGGAAGCGCCCAACGTCAAGCCGGTGCTGGAGATCAACCCCGAGCACCCGCTGCTGGCCCGCATCCGCGCGGCTCAGGACGACGAGTTCGACCAGTGGGCACGCCTGTTGCTGGACCAGGCGCTGCTGGCCGAAGGCGCCCAGATCGCCGACCCGGCGGCCTTCGTCAAGCGCTTGAATGCCTTGCTGCTGAAGTAA